One window of the Paenibacillus beijingensis genome contains the following:
- the glmS gene encoding glutamine--fructose-6-phosphate transaminase (isomerizing), whose protein sequence is MCGIVGYIGKRDSKDILIEGLKKLEYRGYDSAGIAVFTDHGLEIRKSKGRLAVLEDKLRDEPIEGSVGIGHTRWATHGKPSDVNSHPHTDNSHKFSVVHNGIVENYLDLKEELAEKGHRFLSETDTEVISHLIADEYDGDIVKAVQRAVKRMRGAFALGVLTEYESDRLVAVRFASPLIIGIGEGENFIGSDIPAILEHTRNVYILNDGEMAVLRRGSVELMTTDGEIISKEIFHVDWDLVTAEKAGFDHFMLKEIHEQPQAYRDTMMGRISEDGKSVDLKEVEMTDEQIKAISKIHIVACGTAYHAGLVGKTVIESLARIPVETDVASEYRYRSPIITPDTLVIVVSQSGETADTLAALREAKRNDARVLAITNVVGSSIARDADDVITTWAGPEIAVASTKAYSSQLIAFYLLGLYLAQVRGTKTQDEITEVIDAMKQLPEQVERILEQSDIYKQVAEAVSKHSNLFFIGRGLDFAVAQEGSLKLKEISYIHSEAYPAGELKHGTLALIEEGIPVISLVTQEELYEKTLSNIKEVKARGAHVLAIANAGSEAEVGRSVDELFAIPKTLPILTPALSVVPLQLLSYHASLALGHDVDKPRNLAKSVTVE, encoded by the coding sequence ATGTGTGGAATCGTTGGCTATATTGGGAAACGGGACTCGAAAGATATTTTGATCGAAGGGCTGAAGAAGCTGGAGTATCGCGGATATGATTCCGCCGGTATTGCAGTCTTCACCGATCATGGACTGGAAATTCGCAAGTCGAAAGGCCGTCTGGCCGTTCTGGAAGATAAATTGCGTGACGAGCCGATCGAGGGTTCTGTGGGCATCGGGCATACGAGATGGGCGACGCACGGCAAGCCGTCGGATGTCAACTCACATCCGCATACCGACAATTCCCATAAATTTTCGGTCGTGCATAACGGCATTGTCGAAAACTATCTGGATCTGAAGGAAGAATTGGCGGAAAAAGGACACCGCTTCCTGTCCGAGACAGACACGGAAGTGATCTCGCACCTGATCGCCGACGAATACGACGGAGATATCGTTAAAGCGGTGCAGCGCGCAGTGAAGAGAATGCGCGGCGCTTTTGCGCTCGGCGTTCTGACCGAATATGAGTCGGACCGGCTTGTTGCCGTCCGTTTTGCCAGCCCGCTTATTATCGGAATCGGCGAAGGCGAGAATTTTATCGGCTCGGACATTCCGGCGATTTTGGAGCATACACGCAATGTGTATATTCTGAATGACGGTGAAATGGCCGTGCTGCGGCGCGGAAGTGTCGAGCTGATGACGACCGATGGCGAAATTATTTCCAAGGAAATATTTCATGTCGATTGGGACTTGGTCACGGCAGAAAAAGCCGGATTCGATCATTTCATGCTGAAGGAAATTCACGAACAGCCGCAAGCTTACCGCGATACGATGATGGGCCGCATTTCCGAAGACGGAAAATCGGTCGATTTGAAAGAGGTCGAAATGACCGACGAGCAGATCAAAGCGATCTCCAAAATTCACATTGTCGCTTGCGGTACGGCTTACCATGCCGGACTGGTCGGCAAAACCGTTATTGAAAGCTTGGCGCGCATTCCGGTCGAAACCGATGTCGCATCGGAATACCGCTACCGTTCGCCGATCATTACGCCGGACACGCTTGTCATCGTCGTCAGCCAATCCGGCGAGACGGCCGACACACTGGCGGCGCTGCGTGAAGCGAAGCGCAACGACGCCCGCGTACTCGCGATTACAAACGTCGTGGGCAGCTCCATCGCGCGCGATGCGGATGATGTCATTACGACATGGGCCGGTCCGGAAATTGCGGTCGCTTCCACCAAAGCCTATTCGTCGCAGCTGATCGCTTTTTATCTGCTGGGCTTATACCTGGCGCAGGTGCGCGGCACGAAAACGCAGGATGAAATTACCGAGGTCATCGATGCAATGAAGCAGCTGCCTGAACAGGTCGAACGCATTTTGGAGCAGAGCGACATTTACAAGCAGGTGGCGGAAGCCGTGTCGAAGCATAGCAACCTGTTCTTTATCGGACGCGGTCTCGACTTCGCGGTTGCCCAGGAAGGCTCCTTGAAGCTGAAGGAAATTTCCTACATCCACTCCGAAGCTTATCCGGCAGGCGAACTGAAGCACGGCACGCTGGCGCTGATCGAGGAAGGCATTCCGGTCATCTCGCTCGTTACGCAGGAAGAGCTGTACGAGAAGACGCTCAGCAACATCAAGGAAGTGAAAGCGCGCGGCGCCCATGTGCTGGCAATCGCCAACGCCGGCAGCGAAGCCGAAGTCGGCCGCTCCGTCGACGAGCTGTTCGCCATTCCGAAGACGCTGCCGATCCTGACGCCCGCTCTGTCGGTCGTCCCGCTGCAGCTGCTCTCCTACCACGCTTCTCTGGCCCTCGGCCACGACGTGGATAAGCCGCGAAATTTGGCGAAGAGCGTGACGGTGGAGTAA
- a CDS encoding helix-turn-helix domain-containing protein: MNLGEKVRFIRKSNELNQKEFSVRIEVSQGTLSDIERGVCLPSCETIIALRNKFKCDLNWLLTDDVESSFIQTDVSNEELELLDSIRSLPAREKNELFEIIHIKLRKNKYPFTD, from the coding sequence ATGAACCTAGGTGAGAAAGTCAGATTTATCCGAAAATCAAATGAGTTAAATCAGAAGGAATTTTCGGTCAGGATTGAAGTTTCTCAAGGAACACTGAGTGACATTGAACGCGGTGTTTGTCTCCCGTCATGCGAAACGATTATTGCTCTAAGAAATAAATTTAAATGCGATTTGAATTGGCTGCTTACAGATGACGTTGAGTCCTCTTTCATTCAAACCGATGTATCAAATGAAGAATTGGAACTGCTCGACAGCATCCGATCTCTCCCTGCTCGCGAAAAAAATGAATTGTTTGAAATCATACATATCAAGCTAAGGAAAAATAAATATCCGTTTACGGATTAA
- a CDS encoding heteromeric transposase endonuclease subunit TnsA has translation MAKRKRQLTEAKIEKMIKEGRGQGTGKDYLPWLKIQDVPSEGRATRGVGWTTGRRHELLSDIERDYCYLLDYADEVSDIREQFPLLPLEETLMIAEKIGVNHPCDPKTNVPIVMTTDFLITHVDKDVARTVKPFSEMEDERTIAKFEIERVYWETRHIDWGIIIDRDLPDVLIRNIEWVHKEYHNEDVSNLGVFTIRNLEQMLAARLDEGEAISKACLACDERLGLEVGTSLALFRHFVARKKWSVNMNERIIPTLPAKEFMIATPEYRFEAKGG, from the coding sequence ATGGCAAAACGAAAAAGGCAACTAACCGAAGCGAAAATTGAAAAGATGATCAAGGAAGGCAGAGGTCAAGGTACCGGTAAAGACTATCTTCCTTGGCTCAAGATTCAGGACGTTCCATCGGAAGGCAGAGCAACTCGTGGCGTAGGCTGGACTACAGGCCGAAGACACGAGCTTCTTTCGGATATTGAGCGTGATTATTGCTATCTGCTTGACTATGCAGATGAGGTTTCAGATATCCGTGAACAATTCCCGCTATTGCCACTTGAAGAAACCTTAATGATTGCGGAAAAAATCGGAGTAAATCATCCGTGCGATCCTAAGACTAACGTTCCAATTGTGATGACTACTGATTTCCTAATCACCCACGTAGACAAAGATGTTGCTAGGACTGTGAAGCCCTTTAGTGAAATGGAAGATGAACGAACGATAGCCAAGTTTGAGATTGAGCGGGTCTATTGGGAAACGCGTCATATAGATTGGGGCATTATTATTGACCGTGATTTACCTGATGTGCTGATTAGAAATATTGAGTGGGTCCATAAGGAGTACCATAACGAGGACGTATCTAATCTAGGTGTGTTTACTATTCGCAATTTAGAACAAATGCTCGCTGCCCGTTTAGACGAAGGGGAGGCAATATCGAAGGCTTGTTTAGCTTGCGATGAACGATTAGGACTAGAAGTTGGAACATCTCTTGCATTGTTCCGTCATTTTGTCGCGCGTAAAAAGTGGTCTGTAAATATGAATGAAAGAATCATTCCGACTCTCCCAGCGAAAGAGTTTATGATAGCAACTCCTGAATATAGATTTGAAGCAAAAGGCGGGTGA
- a CDS encoding Mu transposase C-terminal domain-containing protein, whose translation MQAIYENMVVEWISSDSEDRHLERILWISPSNDVVFSIAMEDDKAFPIMKTYFEYITGFESNLCKTVEWINGNIPLLDKDINEEYLTIRDKAWDVIKDIVMDEPGCFDKNFRGSRVRESQERTGLHKSTIYRYLRRYWQGGKMKNALLPHFNNSGSYGTERSPGDVKRGRPRKFEDEPVGINIDEETKQLLRSGIRLFYNNKQKAPLKHAFQKTLEKFFANGFRQDGQALVPILPPPEKLPSFGQYRYWFKKEMNLEDTLKSRLGEKRYALDYRPILGSSTFESFGPGSRFQIDATVADVYLVSEYRREWIIGRPIIYIVIDVFSRYIAGIYIGLEGPSWIGAMMALANTTADKVKFCAQYGIDIEPEEWVSSHLPQKLTADRGELEGEKPSHLIDVLGVDVENAPPYRADWKGIVEQQFRLANLRSIQFIPGAIKERYRERGQRDYRLDAKLTLREFTKIMIQTVLYHNNDHHMLWYDRNEFMVADEVSPIPRDLWHWGIINRNGRLKKQPEHIVKLNLMYQGEATVTAAGIQFKGMHYSCELAMREQWFVKARAGKTWRVKVCYDPRSTNEIYLWLDEGHLFETCILLEREERYLNKRIEEVEDLLEIERYQGRHQEVNNMLSKIELDAQTKAIVDEATKKTDAAIQQSEESNSMRVKGTRQRRSNEKASNREQEAFQLSEKVSTPSNPTNNVVPLKLDDKAETKQAYVPPADKLSKIKAYLLEDGDDE comes from the coding sequence ATGCAGGCTATTTATGAAAATATGGTCGTGGAATGGATATCGTCTGATTCAGAGGATCGGCATTTAGAACGTATATTATGGATTTCCCCTTCTAACGACGTGGTCTTCAGTATTGCAATGGAAGATGACAAGGCTTTCCCCATCATGAAAACATATTTTGAGTATATTACAGGCTTCGAATCAAATCTTTGCAAGACAGTCGAATGGATAAATGGAAATATTCCTTTACTGGATAAGGACATTAATGAAGAGTATCTGACCATTAGAGATAAAGCTTGGGACGTAATTAAAGACATCGTTATGGATGAACCGGGCTGCTTCGATAAGAATTTCCGAGGCTCACGAGTAAGAGAATCGCAGGAGCGAACCGGATTACATAAAAGTACGATTTACCGTTATTTACGAAGGTATTGGCAAGGTGGAAAGATGAAGAATGCTCTTCTACCACACTTCAATAATAGTGGTAGTTATGGAACTGAGAGATCACCGGGAGATGTGAAGCGCGGTCGTCCGCGAAAGTTTGAAGATGAACCGGTAGGCATAAATATCGACGAGGAGACAAAACAATTACTACGGTCAGGCATCCGACTGTTCTATAACAATAAGCAGAAAGCTCCTCTCAAACATGCGTTCCAAAAAACATTGGAGAAGTTCTTTGCTAACGGATTTCGACAAGATGGACAAGCGTTGGTGCCGATCCTTCCTCCCCCTGAGAAGCTGCCGAGTTTTGGGCAGTACAGGTACTGGTTCAAGAAAGAAATGAATTTAGAGGATACGCTCAAAAGTCGGCTTGGAGAAAAACGTTATGCATTAGATTATCGGCCTATTCTTGGCAGCTCCACGTTTGAAAGTTTTGGCCCAGGGTCTAGGTTTCAGATTGATGCGACCGTTGCAGATGTGTATTTGGTCAGTGAGTACCGCCGGGAGTGGATCATTGGTCGCCCGATCATTTATATCGTTATTGATGTCTTCAGTCGCTATATTGCAGGTATTTACATTGGACTTGAAGGTCCAAGCTGGATTGGTGCAATGATGGCTTTAGCGAATACAACGGCCGATAAGGTAAAGTTTTGTGCCCAATATGGGATAGATATCGAACCTGAAGAATGGGTATCCAGTCATTTACCGCAGAAACTGACGGCAGATCGTGGGGAACTTGAAGGGGAGAAACCCAGTCACTTAATTGATGTGCTTGGTGTTGATGTGGAAAATGCCCCACCGTATCGTGCCGACTGGAAAGGCATCGTTGAACAGCAGTTCAGATTGGCGAACCTACGGAGCATTCAATTCATTCCTGGAGCGATAAAAGAACGCTATAGAGAACGTGGACAACGAGATTATCGTTTGGATGCAAAGTTAACGCTTCGAGAGTTTACAAAGATTATGATTCAAACTGTCCTTTATCATAATAATGATCATCACATGCTGTGGTATGACCGGAATGAGTTTATGGTGGCTGACGAAGTATCTCCTATTCCAAGAGACTTGTGGCACTGGGGAATCATTAATCGTAACGGTAGGCTTAAGAAACAACCGGAGCATATCGTTAAGCTAAATCTCATGTATCAAGGTGAGGCAACAGTTACTGCTGCTGGTATCCAGTTCAAAGGTATGCACTATAGTTGTGAGCTGGCTATGCGGGAACAATGGTTCGTAAAAGCAAGGGCAGGCAAGACTTGGCGAGTTAAGGTCTGCTACGATCCTCGATCCACGAATGAAATCTATTTATGGTTGGACGAAGGGCACCTTTTCGAGACTTGTATTCTACTAGAACGTGAAGAGCGGTACCTCAATAAGAGAATCGAGGAAGTTGAAGATTTGCTTGAGATTGAGCGGTACCAAGGACGACATCAGGAAGTGAACAACATGCTATCCAAAATTGAGCTCGATGCACAAACAAAGGCTATCGTTGATGAGGCAACCAAGAAAACGGATGCAGCCATCCAGCAAAGCGAGGAAAGCAACAGTATGCGTGTTAAAGGCACCAGACAGCGGCGTTCTAACGAGAAAGCGTCTAATCGTGAACAAGAAGCATTTCAGTTGTCTGAAAAAGTCTCGACACCAAGCAATCCAACAAACAACGTAGTTCCGTTGAAACTCGACGACAAGGCAGAGACCAAACAAGCCTATGTTCCTCCAGCGGACAAGTTATCTAAAATAAAAGCTTATTTGCTTGAAGATGGTGATGATGAATGA
- a CDS encoding ATP-binding protein, which yields MSEFDVPLFHFSRGEFVEADYQDPLLEDYRNNPLLEALPPIWDDKTVVNKLASKPIFNASERDLPVHLRLHCVQRISRDFFRPLSRHLELQQSISRLIRDGYVGRNPLTPNYALRARKDAYELIMQGNTSGYPVNTPTSAGFALVGISGIGKSSSLLRILQMYPQVILHRKYRGQDMPAPFQIVWLKMDCPHDGSIRGLCLNFLLAVDSLVGTKYYKKNVTKNPDELLPLMAQAAAVHCLGVLVIDEIQNLQEAKDDRAAQMLNFFVQLVNTIGLPVILVGTYKALPALNGEFRNARRNSGQGDATWHHFKKDEEWTWLLQGLWKYQWTDKKVELDQEFIDVMYEESQGISDIAIKLFMLTQWRALDKELESVTPGLIRSVAKDRLTLIRPALEALRSGKKAQIQKFADIYDSVSIDDYLDRIEAEQRQAERLEVIRTELGYDVTEQTINEVSAWLIEAGVTQAIASQAAEEVTKIHLHELDEIDLHKEALKVALQKQSALVNKSSQQRSKTKPKVIPSNPNDLRLIVAQGRKKKMSAYDSLKAADYIKNPMEFLG from the coding sequence ATGAGCGAATTTGATGTCCCGTTATTCCATTTCAGCCGCGGCGAGTTTGTAGAAGCCGATTACCAAGATCCGCTTCTTGAAGATTATCGAAATAACCCACTGCTCGAAGCTCTCCCGCCGATTTGGGATGATAAGACGGTTGTGAACAAACTGGCGTCCAAGCCAATCTTCAATGCCTCGGAGCGTGACCTTCCCGTTCATCTCCGATTGCACTGTGTTCAACGTATATCACGCGACTTCTTTCGACCGTTATCCAGACATCTGGAGCTTCAGCAAAGCATTTCAAGGCTTATTCGTGACGGTTATGTGGGACGTAACCCTCTAACTCCAAATTACGCTTTAAGAGCTCGCAAAGACGCCTATGAGCTCATTATGCAGGGCAATACAAGTGGTTACCCAGTGAATACTCCTACCTCTGCTGGGTTTGCCTTAGTTGGCATATCCGGGATTGGTAAGTCCAGTAGTTTGTTGCGAATCCTGCAAATGTATCCGCAAGTCATTCTGCACCGCAAATATAGAGGGCAGGATATGCCTGCTCCTTTTCAAATTGTTTGGTTGAAGATGGATTGCCCTCATGATGGATCCATAAGAGGACTATGTCTAAACTTCTTGTTAGCAGTAGACAGCCTCGTCGGAACAAAATATTACAAGAAAAATGTAACCAAAAACCCGGATGAGTTACTTCCTCTGATGGCACAAGCTGCGGCAGTCCACTGCCTTGGGGTGCTTGTCATTGATGAAATTCAGAATCTTCAAGAAGCCAAGGATGACCGCGCTGCTCAAATGCTTAATTTCTTCGTTCAATTAGTTAATACCATTGGGCTGCCGGTTATTCTTGTCGGAACCTACAAAGCTCTTCCTGCATTGAACGGCGAGTTTCGTAATGCTAGACGGAATAGTGGTCAAGGAGATGCCACATGGCATCACTTCAAGAAAGATGAGGAATGGACCTGGTTGCTTCAGGGGTTGTGGAAGTACCAGTGGACGGACAAGAAAGTGGAGCTGGATCAAGAGTTCATTGATGTCATGTATGAAGAATCACAAGGCATATCGGATATTGCCATTAAGCTATTCATGCTAACGCAATGGAGAGCTTTGGATAAAGAACTCGAATCGGTTACGCCGGGGCTAATTCGCTCCGTGGCAAAGGATCGACTCACCTTGATTAGGCCAGCTTTAGAGGCTCTACGCTCAGGTAAGAAAGCTCAGATCCAGAAATTCGCTGATATTTATGATAGTGTTTCCATCGACGATTATTTGGATCGCATTGAAGCTGAACAAAGGCAAGCAGAGCGATTAGAAGTGATTCGAACAGAACTTGGCTATGACGTCACTGAACAGACGATAAACGAAGTCAGTGCATGGCTAATCGAGGCTGGTGTGACACAAGCCATAGCTTCTCAAGCTGCGGAAGAGGTAACGAAAATTCATCTTCATGAATTGGATGAAATCGATCTTCATAAAGAGGCGCTAAAAGTGGCATTGCAGAAGCAAAGTGCTTTGGTGAATAAATCATCGCAACAGCGTAGTAAGACGAAGCCAAAGGTCATACCGTCGAATCCAAACGACTTGCGGCTCATTGTAGCACAAGGCCGAAAGAAGAAAATGTCTGCTTACGATTCGTTGAAGGCTGCGGATTATATTAAGAATCCAATGGAGTTTCTCGGATAG
- a CDS encoding TnsD family Tn7-like transposition protein encodes MSKWCALPIPYPDELLYSVIARYHIRSNNTSPKWTLREVFGTDNVIPTIDLPSHLDALSRRNVVQIMADEWIRKHTFYSYYAPFLPDSRAMRVKALMRSSDGSGIHALVGITASTIDRTDRLWLCPSCYEQDIQFYGEPYWHRVHQLPGVYLCPHHRKVLHKLTSPLSDRHGLNVLPISRHMFRSIAVIEDLPDKLIDRLSDIAEDIHLLVQLDNLPALYDLRQAILPRLAEKGYVTVSSRIRQQKLCEQLVLFYGRELLDLIDSDPTESRYSWLEQSTRTARRAIHPLRQLLLIRFLYGSFREFLDRTDGTIAPFGNAPWPCLNKAAEHYKELVITQCDITRCSDTGRPVGTFVCSCGFSYSRRGPDKSEADKYYRGRIKTFGPIWSDKLKQYMQDGMSYRSAAERLGVDTNTVIKYANGKLPERSGPLKQKHVKKATAAPSSINIRKSPRIRVDWEKRDLELSWLVEQVCKAILAESDAKPVRNTITLLGKRIGKLSWLEKYQHKLPVTMSILTSYVESVSQFQIRRVRWAAERLSGEWPIKRWKLEKLAGLRPDYSQEVLDEINRCIGQSRLLQPFTSPEETSSWQH; translated from the coding sequence TTGAGTAAATGGTGTGCACTTCCAATCCCATACCCTGACGAATTGTTGTACAGTGTAATCGCCAGGTATCACATCAGATCAAATAATACGAGTCCCAAATGGACACTTAGAGAAGTTTTCGGTACTGACAATGTCATTCCTACGATCGATCTTCCGAGCCATCTGGATGCATTGTCAAGAAGAAACGTAGTTCAGATCATGGCTGATGAATGGATTAGGAAGCACACCTTTTATTCTTACTATGCCCCTTTCTTACCGGACTCCCGCGCTATGCGGGTTAAGGCACTTATGAGAAGCAGTGATGGATCGGGCATTCATGCTTTAGTAGGCATAACGGCAAGCACGATTGATCGGACGGATCGATTGTGGCTTTGCCCTTCCTGTTACGAACAAGACATTCAATTTTATGGTGAGCCCTACTGGCATCGAGTTCATCAATTACCAGGAGTATATCTCTGCCCTCATCACCGGAAAGTTCTACATAAGCTAACGAGTCCATTGTCGGATAGACATGGCTTAAATGTTTTGCCGATTTCTAGACATATGTTTCGCTCGATTGCTGTCATTGAAGATTTACCTGATAAACTAATTGATCGCCTGTCAGATATTGCTGAAGACATTCATTTACTCGTTCAGCTGGACAATCTGCCGGCTTTATATGACTTAAGACAGGCTATCCTGCCACGATTAGCAGAGAAGGGTTATGTTACTGTATCATCGCGTATCCGCCAACAGAAGCTTTGCGAGCAGCTTGTGCTATTCTATGGTCGAGAATTGTTAGATCTAATAGATAGTGACCCGACAGAAAGCAGATATTCGTGGTTAGAGCAATCAACGAGAACAGCGCGGCGAGCTATTCATCCTTTACGTCAGTTGCTTCTCATTCGCTTTCTATATGGATCATTTCGTGAATTTCTTGATCGCACTGACGGTACAATCGCTCCGTTCGGCAATGCACCTTGGCCCTGTCTAAATAAGGCAGCTGAACATTATAAGGAATTAGTTATTACGCAATGTGATATCACCCGTTGCTCAGATACGGGGCGACCTGTTGGCACCTTTGTATGTTCATGCGGATTCTCCTATTCTCGTCGTGGTCCTGATAAATCTGAGGCTGACAAGTACTACCGAGGAAGAATCAAGACTTTCGGCCCGATATGGTCAGATAAGCTAAAGCAGTACATGCAAGATGGGATGTCCTATCGCTCTGCTGCTGAGAGGCTTGGGGTGGATACGAATACTGTCATCAAGTATGCCAACGGTAAATTGCCTGAAAGAAGTGGTCCACTTAAACAAAAGCACGTTAAGAAGGCTACAGCAGCTCCTTCCTCGATAAATATAAGGAAGTCGCCTCGCATACGTGTTGACTGGGAGAAACGTGATTTGGAGCTAAGCTGGTTGGTTGAACAGGTATGTAAGGCCATCTTGGCCGAAAGTGACGCCAAACCTGTTCGCAATACAATTACTTTGCTTGGCAAGAGAATCGGGAAGCTTAGCTGGCTAGAGAAGTATCAACATAAGCTTCCAGTAACGATGAGTATTTTAACTTCGTATGTAGAATCTGTCTCCCAGTTTCAGATACGAAGAGTACGTTGGGCTGCGGAACGTTTGTCTGGAGAGTGGCCAATTAAAAGATGGAAGCTGGAGAAGCTTGCAGGACTAAGACCTGACTATTCTCAGGAAGTATTAGACGAAATTAATCGATGCATTGGTCAAAGCCGACTATTGCAACCATTCACATCACCAGAGGAGACTTCTTCATGGCAACACTGA
- a CDS encoding Tn7-like element transposition protein TnsE — MATLTLRSWPFPENHEAELVWFGSPFMDHKGNWRIRVAFKTSVEGIKVVSYPWGTIPFLRIGQIYSNGTYDQITPMSGSAFHFTIDALNHGTLTNGFKLPKRLIDFGKNPELGLQNIIQYQANGLTYCIPVIELIRALFINSRYLAYYLLQPHGLDLLIDNSYSLAGTLHFDLSNRVPAKLATESNVRHLSWIYTDPMIRSLWDSVYQSLFSHAVKNSPYNPSATLKKGVPLTIDLPPLGPIEMHTRGVQFIDYVLVKEIIAIGGFQHPSNEILFWHPSKKRREWSSGDKTIRMIPGSKNTDYVLNDQSDNAKEDLNQDVVETSPTIMQFANYPVVETRRPSVRHSNTGNEVIVSTGRGGKHTAASEEVSTQDSMVGGDTPPIDFQTLETIPASDAIGLEPFFQMIEMLKKTFQVKVRMSVVRVPPGKRFSVCMNGARRTCAIVQVTTEITTSYIVEVARPDDWSISTLILRPRNQLSYRIIERNIKQLLDGLVQKGGHWDQSVLNQCDTMNIEKLKHYQSDTILEWASRLAGKLMM, encoded by the coding sequence ATGGCAACACTGACGTTGAGATCCTGGCCTTTTCCAGAGAATCACGAGGCAGAATTAGTCTGGTTTGGATCGCCGTTTATGGATCATAAGGGAAACTGGAGAATTCGTGTCGCATTCAAAACTTCAGTCGAAGGGATAAAGGTAGTATCTTACCCCTGGGGGACGATTCCTTTTTTGCGTATTGGTCAAATCTATTCAAACGGGACTTATGACCAGATAACACCTATGAGCGGATCGGCATTCCACTTTACCATAGATGCTCTCAACCACGGTACTCTGACCAATGGTTTTAAGCTGCCTAAACGTTTGATTGACTTTGGTAAAAATCCTGAGCTCGGATTACAAAATATCATTCAGTATCAAGCGAATGGTCTCACATACTGTATACCGGTAATTGAATTGATTAGAGCTCTATTTATTAACTCGAGGTACTTAGCCTACTATTTGCTCCAACCTCATGGCTTGGATTTGTTAATTGATAATAGCTATTCATTGGCGGGAACATTGCATTTTGACTTGAGCAATCGAGTTCCAGCCAAATTGGCTACAGAAAGCAACGTTCGTCACCTCTCATGGATTTACACGGACCCGATGATTCGATCGTTGTGGGATTCTGTTTATCAGAGTTTGTTCAGTCATGCAGTTAAAAATTCACCCTATAATCCATCCGCTACTTTAAAGAAAGGTGTTCCTCTAACTATTGATCTTCCGCCCTTAGGCCCTATTGAAATGCATACCCGCGGGGTGCAATTTATCGATTACGTGTTAGTAAAAGAGATCATTGCCATCGGCGGATTTCAGCACCCATCAAATGAGATTCTCTTTTGGCATCCCTCTAAGAAACGTCGTGAATGGAGCTCGGGCGACAAGACGATTCGTATGATTCCTGGTTCTAAAAATACTGACTATGTGCTGAACGATCAAAGTGACAACGCCAAAGAGGATTTGAATCAAGATGTCGTAGAGACTTCACCTACAATAATGCAGTTTGCCAATTACCCTGTCGTGGAGACTCGTCGACCAAGTGTAAGACATTCGAATACAGGAAATGAAGTCATCGTGTCGACTGGACGCGGCGGAAAACATACGGCTGCTTCTGAAGAAGTTAGTACTCAGGATTCCATGGTTGGCGGGGATACCCCACCTATCGACTTCCAGACACTCGAGACGATTCCAGCATCCGATGCAATCGGTCTTGAACCATTTTTTCAGATGATTGAAATGTTGAAGAAGACATTCCAAGTGAAGGTAAGGATGTCAGTAGTAAGAGTGCCGCCTGGTAAGCGATTCTCTGTCTGTATGAACGGAGCTCGCAGAACATGTGCCATAGTTCAGGTAACTACTGAAATCACGACATCTTATATTGTCGAAGTGGCAAGACCGGATGATTGGTCGATCTCTACCCTTATTCTTCGTCCAAGAAATCAGTTGTCATATAGGATAATAGAGCGAAACATAAAGCAGCTTCTCGATGGATTGGTTCAAAAGGGTGGACATTGGGATCAGTCAGTTCTTAACCAATGTGATACCATGAATATTGAAAAACTAAAGCATTATCAGAGTGATACGATTCTTGAGTGGGCCTCTAGACTTGCAGGTAAGTTAATGATGTAA